From Alkalinema sp. FACHB-956, one genomic window encodes:
- a CDS encoding CHAT domain-containing protein: MTFRFRSQSLWLSACFGLLGVSTTLLPTPAFASTSLPSNALTVGSTEMSGLAQGRDRYRAGQFSEAILAWKAAAQQYQTAGDRLNQALALSYVSLGYQELSQWKEADIAIQESLNLLKAATPAADAILWAQSLNTQAKLLLSTGKAQAALDTWQQSQKYYEQAGDRVGSIGSQINQAQALQTLGFYRRSRQQLEALNQMLKAMPDSDIKVSGLRSLGSALHMIGANADSQKVLEQALEIARKLNLTTEVSDLLQNLGRATADLGNPDEALLYFEEADKVATAPLDRLQSRLQRFKLFADYGLTDEAAPLAPQILEQIQQLPASRTSLYTAINFAAMLNRFENPAQAVSIPAISQLLEKTVRSAQQLQDSQAEAHALNQWSQWYQRTKQWNEAKTLSQRSLQLARQIQADDIIAQSTWQLGKLHRIQGDRLEAIAHYTEAVKALQAMRGDLVAVNPDMQFSFRESVEPVYRELVALLLDGQPSQANLVQARDLIESLQVAELDNFFREACLDKTQQIDQIDPTATVVYPIILPDRLAIIHSTAGQPLRYYSTPKPQADVEQTLTEMLAALSPVSNIKDRNRLSKQLYDWLIRPAEEAQALKNTKTLVFVLDGRLRNIPMAALYDGKQYLVEKYAVTLSPGLQLMASQSLNSNQIDAIVGGISEARSGYAALPGVEAEVKKISKTVPAATLFNQEFTGSALAQEVNNSQANVVHLATHGQFSSRMEDTFLLTWDGQVNVKELSELLKKRQGDTTKPIELLVLSACDTATGDDRAVLGLAGLAVKSGARSTIASLWPVKDNAASQLMTSFYQQLRQPGISKAEALRQAQIELIQKTDFRDPFFWSAFVLVGNWQ, from the coding sequence ATGACCTTCCGCTTCCGATCCCAATCGCTGTGGCTATCTGCCTGCTTCGGTCTGCTGGGCGTCAGCACCACACTCCTGCCGACGCCTGCGTTCGCTTCCACTTCCTTGCCCAGCAATGCGCTCACGGTAGGTTCGACGGAAATGTCTGGATTAGCTCAGGGCCGCGATCGCTACCGTGCGGGCCAATTTTCTGAAGCTATTCTGGCCTGGAAAGCCGCTGCACAACAATATCAAACCGCTGGCGATCGCCTCAACCAAGCCCTAGCCTTAAGCTATGTCTCCCTGGGCTATCAAGAACTCAGCCAATGGAAAGAAGCAGACATTGCCATCCAAGAAAGCTTAAACCTCCTCAAAGCAGCCACTCCCGCCGCCGATGCCATTCTTTGGGCCCAAAGTCTGAATACCCAAGCCAAGTTGCTCCTGTCCACAGGCAAAGCCCAGGCAGCCTTAGACACTTGGCAACAATCCCAGAAGTACTATGAACAGGCGGGCGATCGGGTGGGAAGTATTGGGAGTCAGATTAACCAAGCCCAAGCCCTGCAAACGTTGGGCTTTTATCGCCGGTCTAGACAGCAATTGGAAGCCCTGAATCAGATGCTCAAGGCCATGCCCGACTCAGACATTAAGGTGAGTGGGCTACGATCGTTGGGATCGGCGCTGCACATGATTGGGGCCAATGCAGACAGCCAAAAGGTATTGGAACAGGCATTAGAGATTGCCCGAAAACTGAATCTCACAACAGAGGTCAGCGATTTACTGCAAAACTTGGGGCGGGCAACCGCTGATCTCGGCAATCCAGATGAAGCCCTCCTCTACTTTGAAGAAGCTGACAAAGTGGCGACCGCCCCCCTCGATCGACTCCAGTCCCGCCTCCAACGGTTTAAGCTGTTTGCAGACTACGGCTTGACCGATGAAGCTGCTCCCCTGGCTCCCCAAATTTTGGAACAAATCCAGCAACTGCCCGCCAGCCGCACCTCCCTCTACACCGCCATTAACTTTGCGGCTATGCTGAACCGCTTTGAGAATCCAGCTCAGGCGGTTTCTATCCCGGCCATTAGCCAACTTCTGGAAAAAACCGTGCGATCGGCCCAGCAGCTTCAAGACTCGCAAGCCGAAGCCCATGCCCTGAACCAGTGGAGCCAATGGTATCAACGGACAAAACAGTGGAACGAAGCCAAAACCCTGAGCCAACGCTCCCTGCAACTCGCCCGTCAAATTCAAGCAGACGATATTATTGCCCAATCCACCTGGCAATTGGGTAAATTGCATCGGATTCAAGGCGATCGATTGGAGGCGATCGCCCACTACACCGAAGCGGTTAAAGCCTTGCAGGCCATGCGCGGCGATTTGGTGGCGGTGAATCCGGACATGCAGTTTTCCTTCCGAGAAAGTGTGGAACCCGTTTACCGAGAATTGGTCGCCCTCTTATTGGATGGACAACCCAGTCAAGCCAATTTAGTCCAAGCTCGCGATTTGATTGAATCCCTTCAGGTGGCAGAGCTCGACAACTTCTTCCGAGAAGCTTGTTTAGACAAAACCCAGCAAATCGATCAAATCGATCCCACGGCTACAGTGGTCTATCCGATCATCCTGCCCGATCGCTTGGCCATCATTCATTCCACCGCAGGACAGCCCCTCCGTTACTATTCCACTCCCAAGCCTCAAGCAGACGTTGAACAAACGCTAACGGAAATGCTGGCTGCCCTGAGTCCAGTCTCTAACATCAAGGATCGAAATCGCCTTTCTAAGCAACTCTATGATTGGCTAATTCGTCCAGCGGAAGAAGCCCAAGCCCTGAAAAATACCAAGACGTTGGTGTTTGTCTTAGATGGTCGATTACGGAACATTCCCATGGCCGCCCTCTACGATGGCAAACAATACCTGGTTGAAAAGTATGCCGTTACCCTGTCACCGGGGCTGCAATTGATGGCGTCCCAATCACTGAACTCTAACCAAATTGATGCCATTGTAGGGGGTATTAGCGAAGCGCGATCGGGCTATGCGGCTCTACCCGGTGTGGAAGCAGAAGTGAAGAAAATTTCCAAAACCGTACCCGCTGCAACGCTATTTAACCAAGAGTTCACAGGCTCCGCCCTAGCCCAAGAGGTTAACAATAGCCAAGCCAATGTCGTGCACCTAGCCACCCATGGACAATTCAGCTCGCGGATGGAAGATACGTTCCTGTTGACCTGGGATGGTCAGGTTAACGTGAAAGAACTCTCAGAATTGCTGAAAAAACGCCAAGGGGATACGACGAAACCGATCGAACTGTTGGTACTCAGTGCTTGTGATACAGCGACGGGAGACGATCGTGCCGTACTTGGGCTCGCAGGCTTAGCCGTCAAATCGGGTGCGCGATCGACGATCGCGTCCCTCTGGCCGGTCAAAGACAACGCCGCCTCTCAACTGATGACTAGCTTTTATCAGCAACTCCGCCAACCGGGGATCTCAAAAGCAGAAGCTTTGCGACAAGCCCAAATCGAACTGATTCAGAAAACAGACTTTCGAGATCCCTTCTTCTGGTCAGCCTTTGTTCTCGTTGGAAATTGGCAATAA